The Streptomyces venezuelae genomic interval TCGCGGCCCTCGCGCACGCGGACTGCCTGCTCGTGGTCCCGGAGGAGGCCGACGGCGTCGAGCCGGGCAGCGAGCTGGAAGTGGTCCTCCTCGGCTGAGGGGGCGAGGGTGGGGGTACGGTGTCGTCCCCATACAGCGACCGGGAGTGTCACGGCCATGAGCACGCAGCAAGGTCTCACCCACATCGACGAGGCGGGGGCGGCCCGCATGGTCGACGTCTCCGCGAAGGACGTCACGGCCCGCACCGCGCGGGCCAGCGGGCGGGTCCTCGTCTCGCCGCGCGTGATCGAGCTGCTGCGCGGCGAGGGGGTCCCGAAGGGCGACGCGCTCGCGACGGCCCGGATCGCCGGGATCATGGGGGCGAAGAAGACCCCCGACCTGATCCCGCTCTGCCACCCGCTCGCCGTCTCGGGCGTCACCCTCGACCTGGCCGTCACGGACGAGGCGGTCGAGATCCTGGCGACGGTGAAGACCACGGACCGCACGGGCGTCGAGATGGAGGCCCTGACGGCGGTCTCGGTGGCGGCCCTGACGGTCGTCGACATGATCAAGGCGGTCGACAAGGGCGCGGTCATCTCCGACGTACGGGTGGAGGAGAAGACGGGCGGCAAGTCGGGTCACTGGACGCGGAGCGGCTCGTGACGCGCGGCGGCCGGGTGGCCGGCGTGCACGAGCACGACGCCCCGCCCTCCCCGTACCGGGCGCTGGTCGTCA includes:
- the moaC gene encoding cyclic pyranopterin monophosphate synthase MoaC, whose translation is MSTQQGLTHIDEAGAARMVDVSAKDVTARTARASGRVLVSPRVIELLRGEGVPKGDALATARIAGIMGAKKTPDLIPLCHPLAVSGVTLDLAVTDEAVEILATVKTTDRTGVEMEALTAVSVAALTVVDMIKAVDKGAVISDVRVEEKTGGKSGHWTRSGS